The Mytilus galloprovincialis chromosome 4, xbMytGall1.hap1.1, whole genome shotgun sequence genome contains a region encoding:
- the LOC143072717 gene encoding multiple inositol polyphosphate phosphatase 1-like has product MLSYILSIVVLATVVVELSECGTNFMKPVFNVMTPYSWAKDRYVNDTVTDESNVMYNGEVCQIVNLNLLMRHVARYPSLYWIRRMKNLHKMMNNNPDVVKKHKFLKTWIIPFAEENAYSMSALGNEEAATLGRTFGEKFKQLFEGKMDLIDYTITSKEVTQQSFHAFHKSLNGTILADAPMPIPTVDDERLRFYSKCKKYRTYSDKSNVEYDSFVGGTKMRTVVDKIKKLLGVKNLKTEQVITMHQICAFELGMFNQSEWCSFFTLDDLLVLDYLFDLSHFWQRGFGYPINWQMSCPFTSHIFKRFDDIIAYKNETTVADIQFAHSYTLLPVYTAFGLFKDSNTLLANNFESHKSRLFRVSSACPFSANLGTALYKCGVSGNFVVKMFVNEEEVNIPACGSKVCLYQDFKQAYKLLGDCDFQKICKTQ; this is encoded by the exons ATGCTATCTTATATTTTGTCGATCGTAGTTTTAGCAACTGTTGTGGTAGAACTCAGTGAGTGTGGGACTAATTTCATGAAACCAGTATTCAATGTTATGACACCATATTCATGGGCAAAAGACAGATACGTCAATGACACAGTAACTGACGAAAGTAATGTCATGTACAATGGTGAAGTGTGTCAGATTGTAAACTTAAATCTGCTGATGAGACATGTTGCCAGATATCCATCCCTCTATTGGATACGAAGAATGAAAAATTTGCATAAAATGATGAATAATAACCCGGATGTAGTTAAGAAACACAAATTCTTAAAGACGTGGATAATCCCGTTTGCAGAAGAAAATGCATATTCCATGTCCGCACTTGGAAATGAAGAAGCGGCAACTCTAGGTAGAACATTCGGAGAGAAATTCAAACAGTTATTTGAAGGGAAAATGGACCTTATAGATTATACCATTACAAGCAAGGAAGTTACTCAGCAAAGTTTTCATGCTTTCCACAAAAGTTTGAATGGAACCATCCTAGCTGATGCACCTATGCCAATTCCAACGGTGGACGACGAAAGGCTccgtttttattcaaaatgtaagAAGTATAGAACGTACAGTGACAAATCAAATGTGGAATATGATTCATTTGTTGGTGGAACAAAGATGAGAACAGTAGTTGATAAGATAAAGAAACTACTCGGGGTGAAAAACTTAAAGACAG AACAAGTCATCACCATGCATCAGATTTGTGCCTTTGAACTTGGAATGTTTAACCAATCAGAATGGTGCAGCTTTTTCACTTTGGATGATCTTTTGGTGTTAGATTACTTATTTGATTTATCG CACTTCTGGCAGAGAGGTTTTGGTTACCCAATAAACTGGCAAATGTCCTGTCCTTTTACAAGTCACATTTTCAAACGATTTGATGACATCATTGCATATAAAAATGA GACCACAGTAGCTGATATTCAGTTTGCGCATTCTTATACGCTACTTCCTGTGTATACAGCATTTGGACTATTCAAAGACTCTAATACACTTTTAGCTAACAATTTTGAATCACACAAAAGCCGCCTATTTCGGGTTAGCAGTGCATGTCCATTCTCTGCAAATTTAGGTACTGCCCTTTACAAGTGTGGAGTTAGCGGGAATTTTGTCGTTAAAATGTTTGTGAATGAAGAAGAAGTTAACATCCCAGCATGTGGCAGCAAAGTGTGTCTTTATCAGGATTTCAAACAGGCCTATAAACTACTGGGTGATTGTGACTTTCAAAAGATTTGtaaaacacaataa